One genomic segment of Halomarina pelagica includes these proteins:
- a CDS encoding MFS transporter, translated as MVDDVHGSVREVVSQLRGEGRGWLFLAVTLGWLLSIGTRLVFPALLPRIRVGLGLDLTGAGLVLTALWIAYAVSQFPGGLLGDRVGERATLAASTVVSTVGVAIAALAPDVGSFVAGTVVFGVGTGLYSTTRMTIMSDVYPRVTATAIGLSQAAGNVGTAVLPVVAGLLAATALGWRGGLGVIALPFAATAVGLWLTVPQRTHPVVSADDGRSIRTALAGVLRPVPLLVAGMMFTMSLVYQGFTSFYPTYLVTAKQLPDGTAAALYGLFFATGVVVQPLAGAASDRLGTKTTLLAATLVTIGALALLPVFDDAVALAGVTVLLGVQLGFWPVANAHAIAVLPDTVQGSGFGLIRTAYLVLAAGGPVLVGSLADAGLFDEAFLLLAGVATVALLLGTRLPNEVR; from the coding sequence GTGGTAGACGACGTTCACGGCTCCGTTCGGGAGGTCGTGAGCCAGCTACGCGGCGAGGGCCGCGGGTGGCTGTTTCTCGCCGTCACCCTCGGGTGGTTGCTCTCCATCGGGACGCGGCTCGTCTTCCCGGCGTTGCTCCCCCGGATACGGGTCGGACTCGGGCTCGATCTCACGGGGGCCGGCCTGGTGCTCACCGCGCTGTGGATCGCCTACGCCGTCTCGCAGTTTCCCGGCGGTCTGCTCGGCGATCGCGTCGGCGAGCGGGCGACGCTGGCGGCGAGCACGGTCGTCTCGACGGTCGGGGTCGCGATCGCCGCGCTGGCCCCCGACGTCGGCTCGTTCGTCGCCGGAACGGTCGTCTTCGGCGTCGGTACCGGCCTCTACTCGACGACCCGGATGACCATCATGTCGGACGTGTACCCCCGCGTCACGGCGACCGCCATCGGCCTCAGTCAAGCGGCGGGCAACGTGGGGACCGCGGTGCTCCCGGTCGTCGCCGGCCTCCTGGCCGCCACGGCTCTCGGCTGGCGCGGCGGACTCGGCGTCATCGCCCTCCCGTTCGCGGCCACCGCCGTCGGCCTGTGGTTGACGGTCCCCCAGCGCACTCATCCGGTAGTTTCGGCGGACGACGGACGCTCGATTCGGACGGCGCTGGCGGGCGTCCTCCGACCCGTCCCGCTGCTCGTCGCCGGGATGATGTTCACGATGTCGCTCGTGTACCAGGGGTTCACGAGCTTCTATCCCACGTATCTCGTCACCGCCAAGCAGCTCCCCGACGGCACCGCGGCCGCGCTCTACGGGCTCTTCTTCGCCACGGGCGTGGTCGTCCAGCCGCTCGCGGGTGCGGCCAGCGACCGCCTCGGAACGAAGACGACGCTGCTCGCCGCCACCCTCGTCACCATCGGGGCGCTCGCCCTGCTCCCGGTGTTCGACGACGCCGTCGCGCTGGCGGGGGTTACCGTTCTGCTCGGCGTTCAACTCGGGTTCTGGCCGGTCGCCAACGCCCACGCCATCGCCGTCCTGCCCGACACGGTGCAGGGAAGCGGGTTCGGCCTGATACGAACGGCCTACCTCGTGCTCGCGGCCGGGGGACCGGTGCTCGTGGGATCGCTCGCGGACGCGGGGCTGTTCGACGAGGCGTTTCTCCTCCTGGCCGGGGTCGCGACCGTCGCGCTGCTGCTCGGGACGCGGCTGCCGAACGAGGTGCGGTGA
- a CDS encoding dihydroorotase: MSHDLVVCNGTVVTPDQGTLRADVAADDGVVSAIARPNSLTGEHVVDATGNHVLPGAIDPHVHYGLYRDYALDHETETRGDLVGGVTTVGNIFRRPGSYPEIMADYVERSEANSYHDYFYTLGILSHDHVEEIPYIVNELGITSFKWYALYKFMTREKFGLDDYLLDDVGDGMIQALAAQDVPTTLGYHAENAEITRSLLDPGDPDADYHALRERYPGYAETQSMVAGAALAKCHDYDENFYAVHISSGRTADELAALRAAGYRLWGETCPHYLVYTADECDARMKVTPPMRGAEDRETLWARLADGTIDCVGTDHVCNTLDEKLGDDIWETKLAFSGTQTMLPLVLSEGVNAGRLSLERAVEVTSTNAAKAWNLYPKKGAIRVGSDADLVVVDLDDTRTVTPDLLQSGADYSIYEGMEVTGWPTHTVVRGRVAFEDGEVVGEPGDGTHVDRPV, translated from the coding sequence GTGAGCCACGACCTGGTGGTGTGCAACGGGACGGTGGTGACGCCCGATCAGGGTACGCTCCGCGCGGACGTCGCCGCCGACGACGGCGTCGTCTCGGCGATCGCCCGCCCCAACTCGCTGACCGGCGAGCACGTCGTCGACGCCACCGGCAACCACGTCCTCCCCGGAGCCATCGACCCGCACGTTCACTACGGCCTGTACCGGGACTACGCGCTCGACCACGAGACGGAGACCCGCGGAGACCTCGTCGGGGGCGTGACGACCGTCGGGAACATCTTCCGCCGGCCGGGGTCCTACCCCGAGATCATGGCCGACTACGTCGAGCGGAGCGAGGCGAACAGTTACCACGACTACTTCTACACGCTCGGTATCCTCTCGCACGACCACGTCGAGGAGATCCCCTACATCGTGAACGAACTGGGCATCACCTCGTTCAAGTGGTACGCCCTCTACAAGTTCATGACGCGGGAGAAGTTCGGCCTCGACGACTACCTGCTGGACGACGTCGGCGACGGGATGATTCAGGCGCTCGCCGCGCAGGACGTGCCGACGACGCTCGGCTACCACGCGGAGAACGCCGAGATCACGCGGTCGTTGCTGGATCCCGGCGACCCGGACGCCGACTACCACGCCCTGCGCGAACGGTACCCCGGGTACGCGGAGACCCAGAGCATGGTCGCGGGTGCAGCGCTCGCGAAGTGCCACGACTACGACGAGAACTTCTACGCCGTCCACATCTCCTCGGGACGCACCGCCGACGAACTCGCCGCCCTCAGAGCCGCCGGCTACCGTCTCTGGGGCGAAACCTGCCCCCACTACCTCGTCTACACGGCCGACGAGTGTGACGCCCGGATGAAGGTGACGCCCCCGATGCGCGGGGCGGAGGATCGCGAAACGCTGTGGGCGCGGCTCGCCGACGGCACCATCGACTGCGTCGGCACCGATCACGTCTGTAACACGCTCGACGAGAAACTGGGCGACGACATCTGGGAGACGAAGCTCGCGTTCTCGGGCACGCAGACGATGTTACCGCTGGTGCTGTCGGAGGGGGTGAACGCGGGGCGACTATCGCTGGAGCGAGCGGTCGAGGTGACGAGTACGAACGCGGCGAAGGCCTGGAACCTCTACCCCAAGAAGGGAGCGATCCGCGTGGGGAGCGACGCCGACCTCGTCGTCGTCGACCTCGACGACACCAGGACCGTCACCCCCGACCTCCTGCAGAGCGGTGCGGACTACTCGATCTACGAGGGGATGGAGGTGACGGGGTGGCCGACGCACACGGTCGTTCGCGGGCGGGTCGCCTTCGAAGACGGCGAGGTCGTCGGCGAACCGGGCGACGGCACCCACGTCGACCGACCCGTCTGA
- a CDS encoding isochorismatase family protein: MCERDPVLAASDREVLAATTEKPLPGLTPRRSPGESPMVLAIDLQRHLFGRDVPIPEAVEEYRTAMGEVAYRALDHVLPLLSVARECGVPIAYTRVIPGARSGLTARDVRIVDEATPHEGDLVLDKSYSSAFYGTDLVSRLVRRGVDTVVVLGCSASGCVRSTALDAAELGFAVLTPRECVFDRVQASTAVALVDIDERYGQVWSTADVQAYFREVAA, translated from the coding sequence ATGTGCGAGCGAGACCCCGTCCTCGCCGCGAGCGACCGTGAGGTACTCGCCGCGACGACCGAGAAACCGCTGCCGGGGCTCACCCCCCGGCGCAGTCCGGGCGAGAGCCCGATGGTACTGGCGATCGACCTCCAGCGACACTTGTTCGGCCGGGACGTCCCCATCCCCGAGGCCGTCGAGGAGTACCGGACGGCGATGGGCGAGGTCGCGTACCGGGCGCTCGATCACGTCCTCCCGCTGCTCTCGGTCGCCCGCGAGTGCGGCGTACCGATCGCCTACACGCGCGTGATTCCGGGAGCCAGGAGCGGGCTCACCGCCCGCGACGTCCGGATCGTCGACGAGGCGACGCCGCACGAGGGCGATCTCGTGCTCGACAAGTCGTACTCCAGCGCCTTCTACGGGACCGACCTCGTCTCGCGGCTGGTCCGACGCGGCGTGGACACCGTCGTCGTCCTCGGCTGTTCGGCGAGCGGTTGCGTCCGATCGACGGCGCTCGACGCCGCGGAGTTAGGATTCGCCGTCCTCACGCCACGCGAGTGCGTCTTCGACCGGGTGCAGGCGTCCACCGCCGTCGCGCTGGTCGACATCGACGAGCGGTACGGACAGGTGTGGTCGACCGCGGACGTGCAGGCCTACTTCCGGGAGGTGGCGGCGTGA
- a CDS encoding HpcH/HpaI aldolase/citrate lyase family protein gives MVDRLRRSFLYTPADAPDMMEKAANADSDAITFDLEDAVRPEDRPAARENLRAILAAVDFGTTEIATRINAVGTDDWRADLETAVEAGVDTVTVPSVETPEAVVQVVSAVRRLTDEPPELILLLESPEGVFDGRAIAAVAGRHREVTALSFGVGDYARATGGEPTSDRIREFLNHRIVGFAAIGGLQPISSVFPDVNDTDRLRVVAERAVELGFVGQSVIHPDQVAAVNEVFTPDDAAVDAARAHVAAYEASDRGAFVHDGVFLDEAIVERYRRLVARAEALGARS, from the coding sequence TTGGTTGACCGCCTCCGTCGGTCATTCCTCTACACGCCGGCCGACGCGCCCGACATGATGGAGAAGGCCGCGAACGCCGACTCCGACGCGATCACGTTCGACCTGGAAGACGCCGTTCGCCCCGAGGACAGGCCGGCGGCTCGCGAGAACCTTCGGGCGATACTCGCCGCCGTCGACTTCGGGACGACCGAGATCGCGACCCGGATAAACGCCGTCGGGACCGACGATTGGCGCGCCGATCTCGAGACCGCCGTCGAGGCGGGAGTCGACACGGTGACGGTACCGTCGGTAGAGACGCCGGAGGCGGTCGTGCAGGTCGTCTCGGCGGTACGACGGCTGACCGACGAGCCGCCCGAACTGATCCTCCTGCTCGAATCGCCCGAGGGCGTCTTCGACGGGCGGGCCATCGCGGCGGTCGCCGGTCGACACCGGGAGGTGACGGCCCTCTCCTTCGGCGTCGGGGACTACGCACGTGCGACCGGCGGCGAACCGACGTCCGACCGGATCCGCGAGTTCCTGAACCACCGCATCGTCGGGTTCGCGGCCATCGGCGGCCTCCAGCCGATCTCGTCGGTGTTCCCCGACGTGAACGACACCGACCGACTGCGGGTGGTGGCGGAACGCGCAGTCGAACTCGGATTCGTCGGACAGTCCGTCATCCACCCGGATCAGGTCGCCGCCGTCAACGAGGTGTTCACGCCCGACGACGCGGCGGTCGACGCGGCGCGAGCGCACGTCGCGGCGTACGAGGCGTCCGACCGCGGCGCGTTCGTCCACGACGGCGTCTTCCTGGACGAGGCGATCGTGGAGCGCTATCGACGACTCGTCGCCCGCGCCGAGGCGCTCGGAGCCCGCTCGTGA